The genome window TGCCCACAATTTCAAGCGCGGCTCATTGACTGTGCACCGCATCAACGCAGACCGTACAATTGGCAGTTGCCAGGCTCAGGATCCGGACACCGACTTTGGGGTCTATCCGCACCAAGTCATGTTTTATCCATCCGCCAAACAAGTCCTGGTAGTTGACCGCGGCAATAACGCAACGACAGACAAGCTGGAAGATCCCGGGGCACTCCGTTCATTTCGGCTAACTGAAGAGCATCTCCAAATGAGCGATGTGGTTGCGCCGAATCATGGCTATGACTTCGGCCCGCGGCATGTCGACTTTCATCCGACGCATCCGTGGCTTTACGCAGCCGACGAGCGAACCAACCGTCTCTACATGTTCCGACATGACGGTGACCGGATCGAGGCCGAGCCAGCCTTCACGCGGGGAACGCTGCGAACCCCTGAGCACGTGCGCCCGCGACAACTCGCCGGTGCAATCCATGTTCATCCAAACGGGAAGTTTGTTTACCTGGTAAATCGCGCAGATGCGACGCACTCCGACCAGGGGCACCAAGTGTTCTCCGGAGGTGAAAACAACATAGCCGTCTACGCTATCAACCCTGAAACAGGCGAGCCCACACTCGTTCAGCATGTGGACACTCGTTCCTTTCACGTCCGAACATTTGCCTGTGATCCCAGTGGCCGTTTGCTCGTCACGGCGAGTATCAAGGCCTTGGCCACATACGATGATGAAAAAGGGCTGGCTGTAACGCCCGCGACACTGTCGATATTCCGGATAGGTGATGACGGGCATCTCAAGTACGCTCGAAGCGTCGATGTCGAGACGCCAGGAAATCAACTTCAGTACTGGATGGGTATTGTCGGGCTACGTTGATTGAGCGGCAATGCGCCGATGGTCCCCCACTGCCAGCAGTGGGGGACTACAATTAAATACGATTGAGCAGCCGGCCGCCGTCCACCGCCAATGAGATACCAGTGATGAAATTGGCTTCATCGGACGCAAGAAACAGGGCCGCATTCGCAACATCCCAAGCGGTTCCCTGGCGGCCGAGCGGCACTTTGGCGTTGCGCTCCGCGCTGACCTGCTCACGCGTCTGGTTCCACGCTTGAATACGCGCCTCAACCGCCATCGGCGTCGAGATCAAGCCTGGCAGGATGCAGTTTGCCCTGATCCCATAAGGAGCATTTTGAAGCGCCAACTGCTCGGTGAAAGCAATGACACCCGCTTTTGTAGCCTTGTAGGTAACGTAGGGATACTTACCCAATGCCGCCGCGGATGACACATTGACGATAACCCCGCCCCCTTGTTCGCGCATGAGTGCTACTGCGTGCTTACAGGCAAAGACGGTACCGCGAAGATTGATACGGCAAATGTTATCGAACTGATCTTCGGTGATGTCCATCAAGTCGGCGTCACCACCGGCGAGGCTGACCCCCACATTGTTGTGCAGGACATCCAGGGCCCCCCAACGTTTTTTTGCCATCTGCATGGCAAGGGCCAACTCATGTTCCCGGGTCACATCCGCAGAAAATGCTGCAGCGGAACCGCCCTCCTGAATGATCATCGCCGCAGTTTCCTCAGCGGACTCGATTTGCCGATCAACGGCCAGAACGTGCGCCCCTTCACGTGCAAATCGAATGGCCGCCGCTCGACCGTTACCCATGCCTTCGCCCGGGCTTTGTCCAGCACCAATAACAACAGCAACTTTCCCGGCAAGCCGCCCTGCCGGTGTGTACCCCTGCGTTTGATCCAGTGAGCCTGCCATTTCCGCCCTCTCTTATTTTCATGTAAGCGATTGAACTAACTGATAATTTTAAATAGTAGACTGGCACCAACGCCGTTTTCCTGAACAGGCGTCGACCCTCGACCTGCCACAGAGACGCTCAGGCAGGTAACGCCCGCGCCCGGAAGGAAGTCGAAATTGATACTATCACATGTTCTTATTATCGATACCTGTTCCGATCATCAGAACCAAGAAAATCAAAACTGACTCTTTATCCAACGACATGATGCCTGTACAAATCGTGGTCATGCCGTTTTCGCAGTGCTATTATCAGTTCTAACTAGCAGCATATGTTTCATTCATCGGAACCATAAATTCCCCACAAAAATAATAGGAGGGAAAATGACATCGAACGCCACCATATTGATCGGCGGGGACTGCGGACCCACGCATGGACCGAAAGACGGCTTCCCGGTGGAGGGATACACAGAGCTCGTCCTGCCGACCCTTGCCTCGGCCGATATGCGCTTCATCAACTGCATGCGCACCTACTCGGACCGCACCGTGCGCGCAGATCATGCCCCACAAGTCGGTCAGCCCGTTGAAATGGCTGCTATTTTCACCAATGGCAGGTTCGATGCGGTGACCCTGGCAAACAATCACAGCTACGACAGCGGCCCGGATGCCCTCGTGGATACCCGGGACTTCTTTGTCTCGCGCGGCATCCAGGTGACAGGCGCAGGTCGGGATCTGGAAGAAGCACGATGTCCAGCAATCATTGAACACGACGGGATCAAGGTCGGTTATATGGGCTATACCTCGCTCGGTCCTGCCGGCAGTGAGGCAGGCCCGCAAAAACCTGGCGTGTCCAGTATCAAGGTCGATACCTCCTATGAAACACGTGGTCCCCACCAGCCCGTTCGCATTCGCACGGAACCCGATTCCAGCGACCTGGCGAACCTGATCGAGGACATCAAGAAGCTGAAAGGTGAGGTAGACGTCGTTATCCTGGCTTTTCATTCCGGCGTCATCCGGCTGCCACGCGTGATCTCCGATTACCAGGTGACCGTAGCCCATGCTGCCATTGATGCCGGTGCAGATATGGTGGTGTGTCACGCACCGCATATTCCCAAAGCGATCGAGATGTATAAGGGCAAAGCCATCTTCTACAGTCTCGGCGTGTTCGCAATGACCAAGTCGTTTCCCGCGCCTTCATGGAACGAACCCGCCTGGTCCCACGGTGCGGTTCGCAATCACGCGGACCTCGACCCCGAATACCCTTTCATGCCCTACGGCAAGGCCTGTACCTTGAGCTTGCTCGCCAAAGCAGTGGCGACCAAAAACGGTATACAAAAAGTTTCGTTCCTTCCGATGGTCATGGACGCACGGTATCGGCCTGAAGTGCTGAATCACGACGATCCTCGATTCCATGAAGTGCTTTCCTACTTGGAATGGGCCTCCGAAGACATGCCACATCGATTTAGCGTTGAAGGCAATGAAATCATCGTATCGGAGTAAATCATGGACCTGAAGATCAACGGAAAAGTGGCAGTCATAACCGCCGCCAGCGCAGGTTTAGGCAAGAACATTGCTCACGCACTGGCGGCCGAGGGCGTTCACGTGGTGCTGTTTGCACGCTCGGCGGACAAACTGGCCGCCCTCGCCCAGGAAATAACGGCAAAGCACGGCGTGCGTGCAGTCGCCATTGCCGGCGACATGCGCGTCGCCGCTGACGTAAAGCGCCTCGCCGACACGGTGAACGCTACATTCAACGGCACCGACATCCTCGTCCTGAACACGGGACGAGCCCCCAATCCGCTGCGGGCGACGCTCGACGAAACTGAAGAGGAACGGTGGCAAGAGGCCTATCAAAATCAACTCTGGGGAACCATCCAGGTAGCCAAGGAAATGGTTCCTCAGATGCTCAAGAAGCAATGGGGTCGCGTCATCGCCATTACCTCGGCATCAGTAAAGCAACCCATGCCGCACCATAGCCTTTCAACCGTTTTTCGCGCCGGCGTTACCGCGTACATGAAACATCTCGCGAACGAAGTGGGCTCTTGCGGCATCACTGTCAATTGCGTAGCACCGGCGTTGATCGACACATCGCACCGCACCGGCACCGCCGCGTACACCCCGGAGCAGGCAGAGGCGCGCCGCAAACTTACGCCGCTCGGCCGCATGGGGGAGCAAGACGAGGTCTGTGGCGTGGTCGCGTTTCTCGCATCCACACAGGCGGGTTTCATCACTGGATCGAGCATCAGCGTTGATGGCGGCATGATCGGTTCATTGCTTTAGCATTCAGGCAATATGCTCTCATCCCCCCCCCAAGAACAATAAAATTATCTGCACCATTCCCCCTATACGTCGCATGCGTCGGTTGAATGGTCACAAGAGAGGCGACAGGCAATGAAAATCGGATACATCGGGCTCGGCGCCCTCGGCAGTCAACTCGCTCGTCGATTCCTGTCTCACTCGTTATGCGTGTGGGATATCAACACGGCTGCCGTCGACACGTTCAAGAAACTGGGCGCCGATGTCGCGCCTACGGCGGCCGACCTGGCTCGCCGGTGTGACGTCATCTTCCTGTGCCTGCCACGCAGTTCGGACGTCAGGTCTGCGCTGTTCGGTCCAAACGGCCTCGCGGCCGGATTGGTGCCGGGGACGCTGATCATTGATCAAACAAGTGGTATCCCGGGCGAGACCAGACGTATGGCCGAAGAACTGGCCGAACGCGGTATCGACATGATGGATGCTGCGGTGTCTGCCAGCCCCCTGGTCGTTGCCGAAGGCAAAGCCACCCTGATGGTTGCGGGCCCGGATACGGTTTACGAGCGCGCCCTCCCCGTTTTACAAGTTATCACCCAAACGATTTATCGTTGTGGCGAAAGGGTCGGCGACGGTCAAGCCATGAAAATGGTCAACAACGCCATGAATGCTGGCTGCCGACTCGGGACCCTTGAAGTCGTGGCCATGGGCAAAAAAGCCGGCCTGTCACTGCCCCTGATGGCGGACGTGTTGAACCGCAACAAAGCGCGAAATCAAACCACGGATAGAATGCTACCCGCGCTTGCCCAGGGAAAACCCTCCACCAATTTCGCCCTCGCATTGATGCTCAAAGACGTCGATCAAGCCGTCGCGCTGGGAATGTCCAGGGATGTCCCAATGCCGCTAACCGCTCTGGT of Pseudomonas fluorescens contains these proteins:
- a CDS encoding SDR family oxidoreductase, whose amino-acid sequence is MDLKINGKVAVITAASAGLGKNIAHALAAEGVHVVLFARSADKLAALAQEITAKHGVRAVAIAGDMRVAADVKRLADTVNATFNGTDILVLNTGRAPNPLRATLDETEEERWQEAYQNQLWGTIQVAKEMVPQMLKKQWGRVIAITSASVKQPMPHHSLSTVFRAGVTAYMKHLANEVGSCGITVNCVAPALIDTSHRTGTAAYTPEQAEARRKLTPLGRMGEQDEVCGVVAFLASTQAGFITGSSISVDGGMIGSLL
- a CDS encoding SDR family NAD(P)-dependent oxidoreductase, which translates into the protein MAGSLDQTQGYTPAGRLAGKVAVVIGAGQSPGEGMGNGRAAAIRFAREGAHVLAVDRQIESAEETAAMIIQEGGSAAAFSADVTREHELALAMQMAKKRWGALDVLHNNVGVSLAGGDADLMDITEDQFDNICRINLRGTVFACKHAVALMREQGGGVIVNVSSAAALGKYPYVTYKATKAGVIAFTEQLALQNAPYGIRANCILPGLISTPMAVEARIQAWNQTREQVSAERNAKVPLGRQGTAWDVANAALFLASDEANFITGISLAVDGGRLLNRI
- a CDS encoding lactonase family protein, producing MSSRAVLYSAVDDVITRYMIDVDSATLHRMESVTVASKVQYAWPHPSGGFLYVSTSDGGPRVESHHNHVSAYSLGPDGQLNTHGLPARLPYRAVHLCIDPLGRFIVNAHNFKRGSLTVHRINADRTIGSCQAQDPDTDFGVYPHQVMFYPSAKQVLVVDRGNNATTDKLEDPGALRSFRLTEEHLQMSDVVAPNHGYDFGPRHVDFHPTHPWLYAADERTNRLYMFRHDGDRIEAEPAFTRGTLRTPEHVRPRQLAGAIHVHPNGKFVYLVNRADATHSDQGHQVFSGGENNIAVYAINPETGEPTLVQHVDTRSFHVRTFACDPSGRLLVTASIKALATYDDEKGLAVTPATLSIFRIGDDGHLKYARSVDVETPGNQLQYWMGIVGLR
- a CDS encoding NAD(P)-dependent oxidoreductase, coding for MKIGYIGLGALGSQLARRFLSHSLCVWDINTAAVDTFKKLGADVAPTAADLARRCDVIFLCLPRSSDVRSALFGPNGLAAGLVPGTLIIDQTSGIPGETRRMAEELAERGIDMMDAAVSASPLVVAEGKATLMVAGPDTVYERALPVLQVITQTIYRCGERVGDGQAMKMVNNAMNAGCRLGTLEVVAMGKKAGLSLPLMADVLNRNKARNQTTDRMLPALAQGKPSTNFALALMLKDVDQAVALGMSRDVPMPLTALVRALLQIGTNTLGPIAQLEDMVGLIESMAATKLYDGDAVKLTTDGAPQACPEGDAIELVTGAIASLCSAITYECTAAGLRYGLALEDMAQVLEKTSGWSESSRSIYTQLLSSHALDNTALSSEKTILKAACLRGNDLGAPMLIANAARSLFEQADHQISDPVPIKDLSTFYSSISAVQFKPSSNCN
- a CDS encoding CapA family protein, whose protein sequence is MTSNATILIGGDCGPTHGPKDGFPVEGYTELVLPTLASADMRFINCMRTYSDRTVRADHAPQVGQPVEMAAIFTNGRFDAVTLANNHSYDSGPDALVDTRDFFVSRGIQVTGAGRDLEEARCPAIIEHDGIKVGYMGYTSLGPAGSEAGPQKPGVSSIKVDTSYETRGPHQPVRIRTEPDSSDLANLIEDIKKLKGEVDVVILAFHSGVIRLPRVISDYQVTVAHAAIDAGADMVVCHAPHIPKAIEMYKGKAIFYSLGVFAMTKSFPAPSWNEPAWSHGAVRNHADLDPEYPFMPYGKACTLSLLAKAVATKNGIQKVSFLPMVMDARYRPEVLNHDDPRFHEVLSYLEWASEDMPHRFSVEGNEIIVSE